The following are from one region of the Pseudophryne corroboree isolate aPseCor3 chromosome 3 unlocalized genomic scaffold, aPseCor3.hap2 SUPER_3_unloc_33, whole genome shotgun sequence genome:
- the LOC134984059 gene encoding gastrula zinc finger protein XlCGF57.1-like, with protein MLSLDCHIKDNDSRQDSPGDNPITPIIHPALSADPPDPGKCSPDHSDIGASVTALTVDTVFPCSIDAKCFTQNTNLITHQTGKAGERPLICSECGKCFTQKSQLVTHQRSHTGEKPFTCSECGKCFAHKSHLVIHHRSHTGEKLFSCSECGKCFTQKSHLVIHHRSHTGERPFLCSECGKCFANKSDLVRHQRSHTGEKPFLCSECGKGFAHKSHLVIHHRSHTGEKLFSCSECGKCFTQKSHLVIHHRSHTGEKAFPCSECGKRFAHKSDLVIHHRSHTGEKLFSCSECGKCFTQKSHLVIHHRSHTGEKAFPCSECGKCFTQKSHLVIHHRCHTGEKLLSCSECGKCFTQKSHLVIHHRSHTGERPFLCSECGKCFANKSDLVRHQRSHTGEKPFTCSECEKCFANKSDLVRHQRSHTREKPFLCSECGKCFAQKSHLVIHHRSHTGEKTFLYSEK; from the coding sequence atgttatccctggattgtcacataaaagataatgacagtagacaggattctccaggagataaccccattaccccaattatacatccagctttatcagctgatccccctgatcctgggaaatgttctcctgatcactctgatattggtgcatctgttacagctctgacagtagatacagtgtttccctgttctatagatgccaaatgttttacacagaacacaaaccttattacccatcagacaggtaaggcaggtgaaaggccactgatatgttctgagtgtgggaaatgttttacacagaaatcacaacttgttacacatcagagaagtcacacaggtgagaagccatttacatgttctgagtgtgggaaatgttttgcacacaaatcacatcttgttatacatcacagaagtcacacaggtgaaaagctgttttcttgctctgagtgtgggaaatgttttacacaaaaatcacatcttgttatacatcacagaagtcacacaggtgagaggccatttctatgctctgagtgtgggaaatgttttgcaaacaaatcagatcttgttagacatcagagaagtcacacaggtgagaagccatttctatgttctgagtgtgggaaaggttttgcgcacaaatcacatcttgttatacatcacagaagtcacacaggtgagaagctgttttcttgctctgagtgtggtaaatgttttacacaaaaatcacatcttgttatacatcacagaagtcacacaggtgagaaggcatttccatgttctgagtgtgggaaacgttttgcacacaaatcagatcttgttatacatcacagaagtcacacaggtgagaagctgttttcttgctctgagtgtgggaaatgttttacacaaaaatcacatcttgttatacatcacagaagtcacacaggtgagaaggcatttccatgttctgagtgtgggaaatgttttacacaaaaatcacatcttgttatacatcacagatgtcacacaggtgagaagctgctttcttgctctgagtgtgggaaatgttttacacaaaaatcacatcttgttatacatcacagaagtcacacaggtgagaggccatttctatgctctgagtgtgggaaatgttttgcaaacaaatcagatcttgttagacatcagagaagtcacacaggtgagaagccatttacatgttctgagtgtgagaaatgttttgcaaacaaatcagatcttgttagacatcagagaagtcacacacgtgagaagccatttctatgttctgagtgtgggaaatgttttgcacaaaaatcacatcttgttatacatcacagaagtcacacaggtgagaagacatttctatactctgagaaataa